From the Leucobacter denitrificans genome, one window contains:
- a CDS encoding shikimate kinase: protein MIASRRAARQAGPPVTAPKPAPPTHRVLPVGEESHTHNPTEVEASKKAKQRRKRRRRGASRVPDRAIVFVGPMAAGKTSLGRRVAKELAVPFVDSDVLFVREHGAITDFFAAHGEPEFRRIEAEIIAAELAKPGTKILALGGGAVLTESTRQLLAQYPTILLMTTQDAVLRTANLSRRPLLRDDPSAWGRILAERKPLYLEVANVTFRTDRAGKEQLTKRVVQWVKAYGRKERANARRSTTERGREVSMDEKKERE from the coding sequence GTGATCGCCTCGCGTCGCGCTGCCCGGCAGGCGGGTCCTCCCGTCACCGCGCCTAAGCCTGCGCCGCCGACGCATCGTGTGCTCCCTGTAGGTGAGGAGTCGCACACGCACAACCCGACCGAGGTGGAGGCCTCGAAGAAGGCGAAGCAACGGCGTAAGCGTCGGCGCCGAGGTGCATCGAGAGTGCCCGATCGAGCAATTGTCTTCGTTGGACCGATGGCAGCGGGAAAGACGAGCCTTGGGCGGCGGGTTGCGAAAGAGCTTGCGGTGCCGTTTGTTGACAGTGACGTTCTGTTCGTGCGCGAGCACGGTGCCATTACAGACTTCTTTGCGGCTCATGGTGAGCCTGAGTTTCGACGCATTGAAGCCGAGATCATTGCGGCTGAACTTGCGAAGCCGGGCACGAAAATTCTTGCGCTTGGCGGGGGAGCAGTGCTCACTGAGTCGACACGTCAGTTGCTCGCCCAATATCCCACAATTCTGCTTATGACTACGCAAGATGCTGTGCTGCGCACTGCGAACCTCTCGCGTCGGCCGCTCCTGCGAGATGATCCATCTGCTTGGGGAAGAATTCTTGCGGAACGTAAGCCCCTGTATCTTGAGGTCGCTAACGTCACCTTCAGAACTGATCGCGCAGGCAAAGAGCAGCTGACGAAGCGTGTTGTTCAGTGGGTCAAAGCTTACGGGCGAAAAGAACGCGCGAATGCGCGACGATCCACTACTGAACGTGGGCGCGAGGTTTCAATGGATGAG